In Hydra vulgaris chromosome 06, alternate assembly HydraT2T_AEP, a genomic segment contains:
- the LOC101238854 gene encoding cap-specific mRNA (nucleoside-2'-O-)-methyltransferase 2 isoform X3 — protein MVNKHRRAKKKKINEVFEHHWDECFERHYPLTFLDDNAMTEEEINDFYLSMMNEKEKLNATKSLLNNIDIHIWRSHTTQTHKCGLIVSYLKSYIKAEFVTQAWAKFYTILSTFDLFSENLTVASSVHLCEAPGAFISSLNHYLQSKFYNIKFNWIGTTLNPYYEGNIHGEMIVDDRFLIETLPNWNFGTDFSGNIMCTSNMEFLIKSVGSSIDIVTADGSIDCSDDPAEQEILVAPLLLWETITALNILSMKGNFILKIFTTFEKFTICLLYFLCKCFKSVTLSKPGPSKSGNSEVYVVCKNYQKDLQSLSFQTFYQAAIQNNLLLVIKDFYLIPKSFIMCIKSYVFESCRLQVENILFKLDLFKNPNVDYKSEVNEIRHYIAQRFLDQFKIHKIENFISPLYVMTTNCKGKQSNFKPNLKKGSFDDRSVSACVYNDEKDFSLDLRSENDAFLFKWSWHKSQNQNVNYLIETETLIIGKAFLCISYSCFCNPLLLSQYYKLKNVFHNDFLKDGLKKLFWDFKFSSDLHIEIFSEIDIDLGAILPECHDVQCNSESDKLLYICHAVLKNKKESIVNILKMMQSMKSNCCCIFILNDLLLSNFWNGIYFIITQCFEEVAYVHPSMCTSFLVFRNLKSFDKISHALTCLEKVIIKLSSLTSDLDVLHVVPIYYLMKSTYREYVIQENETFIRKCLMMF, from the coding sequence ATGGTGAACAAACACAGAagagcaaagaaaaaaaaaattaatgaagtaTTTGAACATCATTGGGATGAATGTTTTGAAAGGCATTATCCATTAACATTTTTAGATGACAATGCAATGACAGAGgaagaaataaatgatttttatctaAGCATgatgaatgaaaaagaaaagcTTAATGCTACAAAGTCTTTGTTGAATAACATTGATATACATATTTGGCGATCACATACCACTCAGACACATAAATGTGGTTTAATTGTATCCTATCTGAAAAGCTACATAAAGGCTGAATTTGTCACTCAAGCTTGGGCTAAATTCTACACAATACTTAgcacttttgatttattttctgaaaatctAACTGTTGCAAGTTCTGTACATTTGTGTGAAGCTCCTGGTGCATTCATTTCATCCCTCAATCATTATTTgcaaagtaaattttataatataaagttcaATTGGATTGGTACAACATTAAATCCATACTATGAAGGTAACATTCATGGAGAGATGATTGTTGATGACCgctttttaattgaaactttgCCAAATTGGAATTTTGGAACAGACTTTTCAGGAAACATTATGTGCACTTCAAACAtggagtttttaattaaaagtgttGGTAGTTCTATTGACATAGTTACAGCTGATGGTAGCATAGACTGTTCTGATGATCCTGCAGAACAAGAAATACTAGTTGCTCCACTTCTTCTTTGGGAAACTATTACTGCACTTAATATACTCTCTATGAaaggaaattttattttaaaaatttttacaacttttgaaaagtttacaatctgtttactatattttttatgcaaatgtTTCAAGTCTGTTACCCTTAGTAAACCCGGACCAAGTAAATCTGGCAATTCAGAAGTTTATGTTGTTTGCAAAAATTACCAGAAAGACTTGCAAAGTTTATCATTTCAGACATTTTATCAAGCTGCTATTCAGAATAATCTTTTATTAGTCATAAAAGACTTTTATTTGATACCTAAGTCGTTTATCATGTGCattaaaagttacgtttttgAATCATGCAGACTTCaggttgaaaatattttgtttaaacttgaCCTTTTTAAAAATCCTAATGTTGATTATAAAAGTGAAGTTAATGAAATCAGGCATTATATAGCTCAAAGATTTTTAGATCagtttaaaatacataaaattgaaaattttatttctccTCTTTATGTTATGACCACTAATTGCAAAGGTAAACAATCAAATTTCAAACCAAATTTAAAGAAAGGATCTTTTGATGATAGAAGTGTTTCTGCCTGTGTTTATAAtgatgaaaaagatttttcattagATTTAAGATCAGAAAATGATGCATTTCTGTTCAAATGGAGTTGGCACAAGTCGCAaaatcaaaatgtaaattatcTCATTGAGACAGAGACACTGATAATAGGAAAAGCTTTTTTGTGTATAAGTTATTCTTGCTTCTGTAACCCTTTGTTACTGTCTCAATATTAcaaactcaaaaatgtttttcataatgatTTCTTGAAAGATGGATTAAAGAAGCTTTTTTGGGACTTCAAGTTTTCTTCCGATTTacatattgaaatattttcagAAATTGACATTGATTTAGGTGCTATTTTGCCCGAATGCCATGATGTGCAATGCAATAGTGAATCTGATAAGTTGTTATACATTTGCCACGCTGTActtaagaataaaaaagaaagcatTGTGAATATTCTAAAAATGATGCAGAGTATGAAGTCTAACTGttgttgtatttttatacttaatgaTCTTTTGTTGAGTAACTTTTGGAATggaatatatttcataattacACAATGTTTTGAAGAAGTTGCATATGTTCATCCTAGTATGTGTACCAGCTTCTTAGTTTttcgaaatttaaaatcttttgataaaatatcGCACGCATTAACTTGTTTAGAAAAAGTCATCATAAAGCTTTCAAGTTTGACATCTGATTTAGATGTTTTGCACGTTGTcccaatatattatttaatgaaaagtaCTTATCGTGAATATGTGATCCAAGAAAACGAAACATTTATAAGAAAGTGTTTGatgatgttttaa
- the LOC101238854 gene encoding cap-specific mRNA (nucleoside-2'-O-)-methyltransferase 2 isoform X2 has product MFMTIENKQTKLLLLRLSEVLLDISLEKHLFKAKMVNKHRRAKKKKINEVFEHHWDECFERHYPLTFLDDNAMTEEEINDFYLSMMNEKEKLNATKSLLNNIDIHIWRSHTTQTHKCGLIVSYLKSYIKAEFVTQAWAKFYTILSTFDLFSENLTVASSVHLCEAPGAFISSLNHYLQSKFYNIKFNWIGTTLNPYYEGNIHGEMIVDDRFLIETLPNWNFGTDFSGNIMCTSNMEFLIKSVGSSIDIVTADGSIDCSDDPAEQEILVAPLLLWETITALNILSMKGNFILKIFTTFEKFTICLLYFLCKCFKSVTLSKPGPSKSGNSEVYVVCKNYQKDLQSLSFQTFYQAAIQNNLLLVIKDFYLIPKSFIMCIKSYVFESCRLQVENILFKLDLFKNPNVDYKSEVNEIRHYIAQRFLDQFKIHKIENFISPLYVMTTNCKGKQSNFKPNLKKGSFDDRSVSACVYNDEKDFSLDLRSENDAFLFKWSWHKSQNQNVNYLIETETLIIGKAFLCISYSCFCNPLLLSQYYKLKNVFHNDFLKDGLKKLFWDFKFSSDLHIEIFSEIDIDLGAILPECHDVQCNSESDKLLYICHAVLKNKKESIVNILKMMQSMKSNCCCIFILNDLLLSNFWNGIYFIITQCFEEVAYVHPSMCTSFLVFRNLKSFDKISHALTCLEKVIIKLSSLTSDLDVLHVVPIYYLMKSTYREYVIQENETFIRKCLMMF; this is encoded by the exons ATGTTTATGacaattgaaaataaacaaacaaaattattattgctcCGTTTATCTGAAGTATTACTAGACATTAGTTT agaaaaacatttgtttaaagcTAAAATGGTGAACAAACACAGAagagcaaagaaaaaaaaaattaatgaagtaTTTGAACATCATTGGGATGAATGTTTTGAAAGGCATTATCCATTAACATTTTTAGATGACAATGCAATGACAGAGgaagaaataaatgatttttatctaAGCATgatgaatgaaaaagaaaagcTTAATGCTACAAAGTCTTTGTTGAATAACATTGATATACATATTTGGCGATCACATACCACTCAGACACATAAATGTGGTTTAATTGTATCCTATCTGAAAAGCTACATAAAGGCTGAATTTGTCACTCAAGCTTGGGCTAAATTCTACACAATACTTAgcacttttgatttattttctgaaaatctAACTGTTGCAAGTTCTGTACATTTGTGTGAAGCTCCTGGTGCATTCATTTCATCCCTCAATCATTATTTgcaaagtaaattttataatataaagttcaATTGGATTGGTACAACATTAAATCCATACTATGAAGGTAACATTCATGGAGAGATGATTGTTGATGACCgctttttaattgaaactttgCCAAATTGGAATTTTGGAACAGACTTTTCAGGAAACATTATGTGCACTTCAAACAtggagtttttaattaaaagtgttGGTAGTTCTATTGACATAGTTACAGCTGATGGTAGCATAGACTGTTCTGATGATCCTGCAGAACAAGAAATACTAGTTGCTCCACTTCTTCTTTGGGAAACTATTACTGCACTTAATATACTCTCTATGAaaggaaattttattttaaaaatttttacaacttttgaaaagtttacaatctgtttactatattttttatgcaaatgtTTCAAGTCTGTTACCCTTAGTAAACCCGGACCAAGTAAATCTGGCAATTCAGAAGTTTATGTTGTTTGCAAAAATTACCAGAAAGACTTGCAAAGTTTATCATTTCAGACATTTTATCAAGCTGCTATTCAGAATAATCTTTTATTAGTCATAAAAGACTTTTATTTGATACCTAAGTCGTTTATCATGTGCattaaaagttacgtttttgAATCATGCAGACTTCaggttgaaaatattttgtttaaacttgaCCTTTTTAAAAATCCTAATGTTGATTATAAAAGTGAAGTTAATGAAATCAGGCATTATATAGCTCAAAGATTTTTAGATCagtttaaaatacataaaattgaaaattttatttctccTCTTTATGTTATGACCACTAATTGCAAAGGTAAACAATCAAATTTCAAACCAAATTTAAAGAAAGGATCTTTTGATGATAGAAGTGTTTCTGCCTGTGTTTATAAtgatgaaaaagatttttcattagATTTAAGATCAGAAAATGATGCATTTCTGTTCAAATGGAGTTGGCACAAGTCGCAaaatcaaaatgtaaattatcTCATTGAGACAGAGACACTGATAATAGGAAAAGCTTTTTTGTGTATAAGTTATTCTTGCTTCTGTAACCCTTTGTTACTGTCTCAATATTAcaaactcaaaaatgtttttcataatgatTTCTTGAAAGATGGATTAAAGAAGCTTTTTTGGGACTTCAAGTTTTCTTCCGATTTacatattgaaatattttcagAAATTGACATTGATTTAGGTGCTATTTTGCCCGAATGCCATGATGTGCAATGCAATAGTGAATCTGATAAGTTGTTATACATTTGCCACGCTGTActtaagaataaaaaagaaagcatTGTGAATATTCTAAAAATGATGCAGAGTATGAAGTCTAACTGttgttgtatttttatacttaatgaTCTTTTGTTGAGTAACTTTTGGAATggaatatatttcataattacACAATGTTTTGAAGAAGTTGCATATGTTCATCCTAGTATGTGTACCAGCTTCTTAGTTTttcgaaatttaaaatcttttgataaaatatcGCACGCATTAACTTGTTTAGAAAAAGTCATCATAAAGCTTTCAAGTTTGACATCTGATTTAGATGTTTTGCACGTTGTcccaatatattatttaatgaaaagtaCTTATCGTGAATATGTGATCCAAGAAAACGAAACATTTATAAGAAAGTGTTTGatgatgttttaa